Proteins encoded in a region of the Coffea eugenioides isolate CCC68of chromosome 4, Ceug_1.0, whole genome shotgun sequence genome:
- the LOC113768798 gene encoding potassium channel SKOR-like isoform X4: protein MWYQLWTHFILLWAVYSSFFTPLEFAFFRGLPENLFLLDIAGQFAFLIDIVVRFFVAYRQPHSHCMVYSHSRIAIRYLKSQFMLDLLGCFPWDYIYKASGRKEPVRYLLWIRLSRALRVTDFFKKLEKDIRINYLFARIINLFVVELYCTHTAACIFYYLATTLPPSEEGYTWIGSLQMGSYKYTHFREIDLWTRYITSLYFAVVTMVTVGYGDIHAVNTKEMIFVMIYVSFDMILGAYLLGNMTALIVKGSKTERFRDAMADLISFMNRNRLGKDLRMEIERHVRLQYESGYTSASALQDLPVSIRTKVSQKSYEPYIRKVPLLKGCSDEIINHMALNVHEEFFLPGELIIEQGSMADQLYFVCHGKLDEVRRYENEREEPLLSLETHSTFGEVSVLCNVPIPYTIRVVQLCRLLRIDKQHFLDILDTYFLDGRIIINNLLEGVQGKESNIENIIKESKTTLHIAKHESELAMKLNCATYDGDLYRLRCFIGAGADPNMSDYNDRSPLHVAARKGYEDIAQFLIEKDANVNAKDYFGNTPLLEAVRNEHDEVASLLVNAGATLMLDHVGTFLCEAVASRELEFLKRLLFNGANPNAKNFDMRTPLHIAASEGLYPASVSLLEAGASVLSVDRWGKTPVDEARVGGNKSLINLLENAKRAQLSEFSESFERNQGSVIIEQEQRKCTVFPSHPWDNLDGRRTGVVLWVPQNMDDLIRTAKEQLKVYNGSCILSENGGKILDVRMISDNQNLFLVNEAS from the exons AT GTGGTATCAATTGTGGACACACTTCATATTGTTATGGGCAGTGTACTCATCCTTCTTCACCCCCCTGGAATTTGCCTTCTTCAGAGGTCTTCCTGAGAACCTCTTTCTTCTAGACATTGCTGGACAATTTGCTTTCCTTATAGATATTGTCGTACGCTTCTTTGTTGCCTACAGACAACCACACTCTCATTGCATGGTCTATAGTCACAGCCGCATTGCTATACG CTACTTGAAATCCCAGTTTATGCTTGATCTTCTTGGTTGCTTTCCATGGGACTACATTTACAAG GCTTCTGGGAGAAAGGAGCCAGTCAGGTACCTGCTATGGATCAGGCTTAGCAGGGCGCTTAGAGTGACAGACTTTTTTAAAAAGCTTGAGAAAGACATCCGCATCAATTATCTTTTCGCCAGGATCATAAACCTTTTTGTTGTTGAGTTATATTGCACACATACGGCTGCCTGCATCTTTTACTATCTTGCTACCACTCTGCCTCCATCAGAGGAAGGTTATACATGGATAGGAAGTTTACAAATGGGAAGCTACAAATATACACACTTCAGAGAGATTGATCTTTGGACCCGTTATATAACCTCACTTTACTTTGCTGTTGTTACTATGGTTACTGTTG GTTATGGGGATATTCATGCTGTCAACACAAAAGAAATGATATTCGTCATGATATATGTTTCTTTTGACATGATTCTGGGGGCTTATTTGCTGGGTAACATGACAGCATTGATAGTGAAAGGATCCAAAACTGAGAGATTCAGGGATGCAATGGCTGATCTCATTAGTTTCATGAACAGAAACAGGCTCGGAAAGGACCTAAGAATGGAGATAGAAAGACATGTTCGATTACAATACGAGAGTGGTTATACTAGTGCTTCTGCTCTTCAGGATCTTCCGGTATCTATCAGGACTAAG GTTTCACAAAAGTCATACGAGCCGTACATTAGAAAGGTTCCACTTCTCAAAGGATGCTCAGATGAGATTATCAATCATATG GCCCTCAATGTCCATGAAGAATTTTTCCTTCCAGGAGAACTGATTATAGAACAAGGAAGTATGGCTGATCAACTGTACTTCGTTTGTCACGGGAAACTG GATGAAGTCCGAAGATATGAAAATGAAAGAGAGGAACCACTCTTGAGTCTTGAAACTCACAGTACATTTGGTGAAGTTTCGGTTCTTTGTAATGTCCCAATACCATACACAATCCGAGTTGTTCAATTATGTAGACTACTGCGAATTGACAAGCAGCATTTCCTGGATATCCTTGATACATACTTTCTTGATGGCCGGATAATCATCAATAATCTCCTTGAG GGTGTTCAGGGGAAGGAATCAAACATAGAAAATATCATAAAGGAATCTAAGACCACACTTCATATTGCAAAACATGAATCTGAGTTGGCTATGAAATTAAACTGTGCTACATATGATGGAGATCTTTATCGACTACGGTGTTTTATTGGAGCAGGAGCAGATCCAAATATGTCTGATTACAATGATAGGTCACCTCTG CACGTTGCTGCTCGGAAGGGTTATGAAGATATAGCTCAGTTCCTTATTGAAAAGGATGCAAATGTCAATGCCAAAG ATTATTTCGGAAACACCCCGCTGCTGGAAGCAGTCAGGAATGAGCACGATGAAGTGGCTTCCTTGCTCGTCAATGCGGGGGCAACACTAATGCTAGATCATGTTGGAACTTTTCTCTGTGAGGCAGTTGCAAGCAGAGAATTAGAATTTCTGAAGCGACTATTGTTCAATGGTGCAAATCCTAATGCCAAAAATTTTGACATGAGGACGCCACTGCACATTGCTGCATCAGAAGGATTATATCCAGCATCAGTCTCCCTTTTAGAAGCTGGAGCCAGTGTCCTTTCAGTAGACAG ATGGGGCAAAACTCCAGTAGATGAAGCCCGAGTGGGTGGAAACAAGAGCCTAATTAATCTGCTGGAGAATGCAAAGCGTGCTCAGTTATCAGAATTTTCTGAATCCTTTGAAAGAAACCAAG GCTCAGTTATAATAGAGCAAGAACAAAGGAAATGTACAGTGTTCCCCTCTCATCCCTGGGATAATTTAGATGGCAGAAGAACTGGAGTTGTTTTATGGGTTCCACAGAATATGGATGATCTCATTAGAACCGCAAAGGAACAATTGAAAGTTTACAATGGTTCCTGCATATTATCAGAAAATGGTGGCAAGATTCTTGATGTTAGAATGATCTCTGATAATCAAAATTTGTTTCTAGTTAATGAAGCATCATAG